A stretch of the Kroppenstedtia eburnea genome encodes the following:
- a CDS encoding IclR family transcriptional regulator, with translation MEGKKTVRAAERALDILLCFIQKPELSLTEIARLTQLNKSTVYRLLATLEEKGFLSRDPDTEKYRLGFRIWELSAHLSRSDDPAVLFLPGMERLRDQIEETVSLYVRDGAERVRVQAVESLQAIRRVAPVGARMPLAVGAAGKVLVAFAAPSIRDGILSDPQWPENVDPGQYTEQLREIRKQGYATSVEEREAGTSAVAVPIFGQKGEVVAALAVSGPVGRLTEERMKEVVPHVLEAAERMKKMLN, from the coding sequence ATGGAAGGTAAAAAAACAGTGCGTGCTGCTGAGCGTGCACTGGACATTTTGCTCTGTTTCATCCAGAAACCGGAACTGTCATTGACTGAAATCGCCAGATTGACCCAATTGAATAAGAGTACGGTGTACCGTCTGCTGGCCACATTGGAGGAGAAAGGATTTTTGTCCCGGGATCCGGATACGGAAAAATACAGGTTGGGCTTCCGCATCTGGGAACTGTCCGCCCATCTGTCCCGTTCCGATGATCCGGCGGTTCTCTTCCTTCCCGGGATGGAGAGGCTCCGGGACCAAATCGAAGAGACGGTGAGTCTCTATGTCCGGGACGGTGCGGAGCGGGTTCGCGTGCAGGCGGTGGAAAGCTTGCAGGCCATCCGGCGGGTGGCACCGGTGGGGGCCCGCATGCCCCTGGCGGTGGGAGCCGCCGGCAAAGTGTTGGTTGCTTTCGCCGCCCCCTCCATCCGGGACGGGATCTTGTCGGATCCCCAGTGGCCGGAGAACGTGGATCCGGGGCAGTATACCGAACAACTGAGGGAGATACGGAAACAAGGCTATGCCACCAGTGTGGAAGAGAGGGAGGCGGGTACCTCTGCCGTTGCCGTTCCCATCTTCGGCCAAAAGGGAGAGGTTGTGGCAGCCCTTGCGGTTTCCGGGCCGGTGGGCCGCCTGACGGAAGAGCGGATGAAGGAAGTGGTGCCCCACGTGCTGGAAGCGGCGGAACGAATGAAAAAGATGCTCAACTGA